A portion of the Treponema rectale genome contains these proteins:
- a CDS encoding glycoside hydrolase family 5 protein — protein MKNRCLRLLMGMLIPAFFSCGEMKQLTSSADTVDFDMTFTDITATDAVKEMGNGWNLGNTLEATGGETAWGAPVTTYKMLQGVKNCGFDSVRVPVAWYTNGVTSVNKNKGNYKITSAWMNRVDEIVSYVLASDMYCIINIHWDGNWWEDFYSDNEEERETAAEIYSSLWTQIAEHYKDYPEKLIFENANEELKGNSDWQYEVSNVDINQTFVDLIRSSGGNNDRRVLLIAGINTDIDKTCDSRFKMPSDTIENHLMLSVHYYTPWTYCGMWEDADWGSVQWDWGSEEDYALMETQLAKMEKFTSAGVPVVFGEFSTCESDTIAPHVKDGWDKFLQNFVDLCRLNGQMCPMVWDIQCAYPWYDRYKCKFNSSYPELYTIFARQ, from the coding sequence ATGAAAAACAGATGTTTAAGATTGTTAATGGGAATGCTTATACCTGCTTTTTTTTCCTGCGGAGAGATGAAGCAGCTGACATCTTCTGCGGATACTGTAGATTTTGATATGACCTTTACTGATATTACAGCAACGGATGCCGTAAAAGAAATGGGGAACGGCTGGAATTTAGGAAATACCCTTGAAGCAACCGGCGGAGAAACTGCATGGGGGGCGCCTGTTACTACTTATAAAATGCTTCAGGGGGTTAAAAACTGTGGATTTGACAGTGTCAGAGTTCCGGTAGCATGGTATACGAATGGAGTTACGAGTGTTAATAAGAATAAAGGCAATTACAAGATTACATCTGCATGGATGAATCGTGTTGATGAAATAGTTTCTTATGTCCTTGCCAGTGACATGTACTGCATAATAAACATTCACTGGGACGGTAACTGGTGGGAAGATTTTTATTCTGATAATGAAGAAGAAAGAGAAACTGCTGCAGAAATTTATTCTTCACTGTGGACTCAGATTGCTGAACATTATAAGGATTATCCGGAAAAGCTTATTTTTGAAAATGCCAATGAGGAACTCAAGGGAAATTCTGACTGGCAGTATGAAGTTTCAAATGTAGATATAAACCAGACTTTTGTTGATTTGATTCGTTCATCCGGCGGAAACAACGACAGACGTGTTCTTTTAATAGCCGGGATAAATACGGATATTGATAAAACCTGTGACAGCCGCTTTAAGATGCCTTCTGATACAATAGAAAATCATCTCATGCTTTCAGTTCACTATTATACTCCGTGGACTTACTGCGGAATGTGGGAAGATGCTGACTGGGGATCCGTTCAGTGGGACTGGGGTAGCGAAGAAGATTACGCTCTGATGGAAACTCAGCTTGCAAAGATGGAAAAGTTTACTTCTGCAGGTGTTCCTGTCGTGTTTGGAGAATTCTCTACCTGTGAAAGTGATACTATTGCTCCTCATGTAAAAGACGGCTGGGATAAGTTCCTTCAGAATTTTGTAGATTTGTGCCGGCTTAACGGTCAGATGTGTCCTATGGTCTGGGACATTCAGTGTGCCTATCCCTGGTATGACAGATACAAGTGTAAGTTTAATTCATCTTATCCGGAATTATATACAATCTTTGCCAGACAGTGA